The genomic region TCAGCTAACGTAGAATTCTGCGGTGGCGATTCGCCATCCGCAGGAATGATTCGTTAGATGCTATCTACTCTCTTTTTTATTAAATCAGGTCTTCTCTTGCCATGAATTACAGCAAGGATTATTATCTTTTCTCCCTCTATAAGATAAATGATTTTGTATGGAAACCTTTTGATAAGATGTTTCCTTGTTCCTTTGTATTCTATTGGATGAATTTCAGGATTTCTATT from Nitrospirota bacterium harbors:
- a CDS encoding type II toxin-antitoxin system RelE/ParE family toxin: MKYKVIVRPEAEDDLKESFSWYEDKRRGLGYDFLLQVDAGINFINRNPEIHPIEYKGTRKHLIKRFPYKIIYLIEGEKIIILAVIHGKRRPDLIKKRVDSI